The DNA segment GGGGTATCTCTGGAAGGCGCTCAGCCCGCTGGTCTTCGCCCTGACGGTGATGTTCGGCATCGCCATCGGCGGCACGACGGGCTACGTGCTCATGGGCCTGGGCCTGCTGAACGTGCTCCTCGGCCTGTGGGGCTGGGGGGACTACGTGCGGGGCCAGGCGGGCAAGCGGTAAGCGCGGTTCCAACTGAGGGGGCCGGGGCGAGAGCCACGGCCCCCCTTGAGGTGGTATGCGGATGCGTTCGATTCTGCTGCGGGGCAACAGCCCGGTCTTCGCCAGCGACCTGACGCAGATGGGGCACGTCTTCTTCCCCGGCGAGGCGTTTTCCGTGTGGGTCCCCGGGGAGGACGGCGCCGCGCCCCAGGCCGCGCCGCCGGACGGGTGGCGGGTGGACGTCGTCGCCCTTCCGTCGGGAGGCGGGGAGGGCGGGCCGCCCTGGCAGGGGGGGAGCGAGGGCGCCCTGCCCTGGCACGTCGCCGTCGAGGTGAGCGGCCCGGCGGGGCGCCGCCGCGCCGAGGGCGGCCTGACTCAGACCGCGGATGAGAGCCCCCGGACGTTCGAGCACCGGCTGCGCCGGCTGGCCAAGGGGCTGCTGGTCGACGTCCTCTCGCCGCTGGTCGGCTTCCGGCCGGGCTGGGGCATCCTCACCGGGGTGCGGCCCACCAAGCTGGTCCACCAGATGCTGGACGCAGGCGAGCCCGACCCGGTGGCCCGGCTCACCGGCGAGTACCGGCTCGCCCCCGAAAAGGCGGAGCTGGTCACCGGCGTGGCGCGGCTGCAGCGGCCCTACCTGGGGCGGGACCCCCGGGCCGTGTCGCTCTACATCGGCATCCCCTTCTGCCCCTCGATCTGCTCCTTCTGCTCCTTCTCGATCTACCCCATCAATCAGCACCGGAGCCAGGTCTCCCCGTTCCTGGAGGCCCTGGGCCGGGAGATGGCGATCATCGGCGAGGCGATCCGGGACCTGGGGCTCAGGGTGGAGTCGATCTACTTCGGCGGCGGCACGCCCACCAGCCCCAGGGACGAGGACTTCGCCTGGATGCTGCAGGCCGCCGAGCAGCACCTGCTCAGGGGCCAGGCGCCCGCCGAGTATACGATGGAGGGCGGCCGGCCGGAGACCTTCAACAAGGCGAAGCTGGACGCCATGGCCGCGGCCGGCGTCAACCGGGTGAGCGTCAACCCGCAGACCACGGTCCAGGCCACCCTGATGCACCTGGGCCGCATCCATACAGTGGAGAAGTTCTACCGGGCCTACGACCTGGTGCGGTCGCACCCCGCCGGCTTCACCGTCAACACGGACATCATCATCGGCCTGCCGGGCGAGGGCCCCGCCGAGGTGCACCACACCCTGGCCGACATGCGCCGCCTGGCCCCGGACAACCTCACCGTCCACACGCTGGCCGTCAAGCGGGGCTCGCGCATCCACGGCGAGGGCGAGGCCGGGGAGGTCCTGCGGGCGCTCACCCCCGCCGAGGCGGAGGCGCTGGTGCAGGACGCGGCCGAGACTGCCCGGGCCATGGGGCAGCGGCCCTACTACCTGTACCGGCAGAAGTTCATGGTGGGCGCCCTCGAGAACGTGGGCTACGCCCTGCCCGGTAAGGAGTCCCTGTACAACATCCAGATGATGGAGGAGAGGCAGACCGTCATCGGCCTCGGCGCCGGGGCCACCTCCAAGTGGTACAAGCCGCTGGGCGGAAACCGGGGCTGGCTGCTGAAGGCGCCGGCCAACCCGGGCGATCCGCAGACCTACGTGGAGCGGGCGGAGGAGCTGGCGCGGCGCAAGGTGGAGCACCTGAGGCTGCTCTACGGCGAGTAGTGGGGGTGGTGCGGGTGTCGTTCCAGCGCATCGCCGTGATCTACAACCCCGCGTCCGGCCGGCCCCGGGAGCGCGCCTGCCTGATCGAGCGGCTGGCTGCGCCGCTGCTGGCGGCCGGCCGCACGGTGACCGTCTGCCCCACCGAACGCCAGGGCCACGCCGCGGAGATCGCGCGGGAGAAGGCGGCGGCGGGGTACGACCTGGTCCTGGCGTACGGCGGCGACGGCACGATGAACGAGGCGCTGCAGGGCGTGATGGGCACCGGCGCCGCCCTGGGATTCTGGCCGGGCGGCACCGCCAACGTGCTGGCCGCCGAGCTCCGCTTCCCCCACCGGCCCGACGAGGTGGCCCAACGGATCCTCGCCGGCCGCACCCAGGAGGTGACGGTGGGCCAGGCCAACGACCGCTACTTCCTGCTGATGGCGGGCGTGGGGCCGGACGCGGCGGTGGCGGGCTCGGTGGACCCGGAGCTGAAGCGCCGCTTCGGCAAGGCGGCGTTCGCCGTGGCCGCCATGCAGTTCATCTGGCACTGGGACCTGGTCCCCTTCCTGGTGCACCTGGACGGGGAGCCGCCGGTGGTGGGCCGCTTCGTGGTGGCCGGCAACGCCCGGTCCTACGGCGGGGGCTTCCAGTTCACGCCCGACGCCTCGCTGACCGACCCTTTCCTCGACGTCTGCATCTTCACCGCCGAGACGGTGGGCGACTACCTGGGGTATGTCTCGGCCGCCCTGGTGGGGCTGCACCGGAGCCTGCCCGGGGTGGTCTACCGGAAGGTCCGGTCGGCGGAGATCGTCGCGGCGGCCGACCACGACCCGCTGACGCAGGTGGACGGCGAGGTGGTGGGCCGGCTCCCGATGCGGCTGACGGCGCATCCCCGAGCCCTGAGACTTTTGATTTAGGGGATTGACACAGATGTGGAACAGCAGTAGAATCCTGGATCAAAGGCGATGACGGGGAGCGGGGTTCCGCACGATGCCCCCTGCAGAGAGTCGACCCCCAGGCTGAAAGGTCGACGGGAAGGCGGCGGAGCCGGACAGCCCCTGAGCTGCGCAGGCGAAGGCCGGCCTGTCCGCAGGCGGCTGCGTAGGTTGCGCCGGAGACTCCCGCCGTTAGCAGAGGGAGGGGGCCCCGGGCTTTCTGGGGCTCTGCAGAGCGGATGCCTGCTGAACGGTGGGCATCAAGTGGGTGGCACCGCGAGCTGTGCGCTCGTCCCATAGGGGACGGGCGCTGTTGTTTTATCTGGATAGGAGGGCTGGGGATGAGGCAGATTGTGGCAATGGGCGGCGGCGGCTTCTCCATGGAACCGGAGAACCCGCTGCTCGACCGGTACGTGCTGGGGCTGACGGGCAAGGACCGGCCGAAGGTCTGTTTCCTTCCCACCGCCAGCGGGGACGCCGAGGGGTATATCATCAACTTCTACCGGGCGATGGTCCGGCTGAACGCCGAGCCGACGCACCTCTCGCTGCTGCACCCGACCGAGCGGGACATGGCCGGCCTCCTCCTGGCCCAGGACGTGATCTACGTGGGCGGCGGGAACACGAAGAACATGCTCGCCCTATGGCGGGCATGGGGGCTGGACGAGATTCTGCGCACGGCGTGGGAGCGGGGCGTGGTGCTGGCGGGGCTCAGCGCTGGCTCCATCTGCTGGTTCGAGCAGGGGGTGACCGACTCGGTGCCCGGCGAGCTCTCGGCCCTGCCGGCCCTCGGCTTCCTGAAGGGAAGCCACTGCCCGCACTACGACGGCGAGCCTGAGCGCCGCCCGGCCTACCACCGGCTGCGGGCAGCCGGTCTCCTCAGCGACGGCATCGCCGCCGACGACGGCGTCGGCCTGCACTACGTGGGCGACGAGCTGGCGAAGGTGGTCAGCTCCCGGCCGGGCGCCCGGGCTTACCGGGTCTACGCCGAGGGGGGCGCCGTGCGGGAGGAGCCGATCGTCCCGCAGTGCCTCGGGGCGTAGCCCCGCACGGACAGGGGAGCCCACGGTGGATGCAGACCAGCAACGGTTGGAGCGCTCACCGACGGGGAAGTTCCGCACTGGCAGGGGCACCCGCACCCGGCGCACCCCCGATCAACCCGCACAAGGAGAGGATACAGCGTGAGCATCCAGGCACCCCGGGGATTCAACGACATCCTGCCGGGCGAGCAGTACGGCTGGCGTGACTCGTACCGCTGGCAGCGGCTGGAGGAGACCTTCCGGGAGGTGGCCCGGCTCTACGGCTACCAGGAGCTCCGGCCGCCGATGGTCGAGTACGTGGAGCTCTTCATCCACGGCGTCGGCGCCACCACGGACATCGTGACCAAGGAGATGTTCAACATCACGCCCCGGGGCGACGATCCGGACCCCCGCCGGATGGCGATGCGGCCCGAGTTCACGGCGGGCCTGGTGAGGGCCTACCTCGAGAACGGGCTGTACAACAGCCCGCAGCCGACCAAGCTCTTCGCCTACGGCCCGGCGTTCCGGTACGAGAACGTGCAGAAGGGCCGGTTCCGGGGCTTCCACCAGCTGGACGTCGAGGTCTTCGGCGCCCAGGACCCGGCGGTGGACGCCGAGGTGATCAAGCTGGGTCTGGACGTGGTGGCCAGATTGGGGCTCACCGGGCTGGTGGTCTCGGTCAACTCCATCGGCTGCCCCAACTGCAGGCCCCGGTACCGCTCGGCCTTGCAGAACCACTTCCGGCCGCACCTGGGCGAGCTGTGCGAGGACTGCCGGACCCGGTTCGACAAGAACCCGCTCCGGCTGATCGACTGCAAGAAGGACGCCGCCCACCCGGCGCAGCAGACCGCCCCTGTGGGGCTCGACTACCTCTGCGACGACTGCCGGAGCCATTGGGAGGGCCTCCTGGGCCACCTGGAGGCGATGGGGATCCCGTACCAGATCGACACCCGCATCGTGCGGGGGCTCGACTACTACACGAAGACGGTCTTCGAGGTGCTCCACCCGAAGCTGGGGGCCCAGTCCACCCTGTGGGGAGGGGGCCGCTACGACGGTCTGATCGAGGTGGTGGGCGGGAAGCCCACCCCGGGCGTCGGCTTCGGCATGGGCATGGAGCGGGTGCTGATGGTCCTGGAGGAGGAGGGGCTGACCGCCCCGTTCGAGGGCCGGCCCCGGCTGGACGCCTTCGTGGTCACCCTCGGCGACGCGGCCCGGCCCGTGGGGCTCAGGCTCCTCTACGAACTCCGCGCGGCGGGGCTGTCGGCCGACATCGACTACCTGGGCCGCAGCATGAAGGCGCAGATGAAGTACGCGGGCAAGCAGAACAGCCGGTTTGTCGTCATCCTGGGCGAGGACGAGGTCCAGCGTGGCGTTGCATCCGTAAAGCACATGGACGAGGGCACACAGGAGTCCGTGCCGCTCGACCAGATCATCTCGCACTTGCGGAGGGCTGAACCATGAGCGAATCGATTCACGGCATGAAGCGGACGGTCTTCTGTGGCGAGGTCGCAGAGTCCCTGGTGGGCCAGGAGGTCATCGTAAACGGCTGGGTGCAGCGCCGGCGTGACCACGGCTCCCTGATCTTCGTGGACCTCCGGGACCGCACGGGCGTGGTGCAGGTGGTCTTCGACGAGGAGGAGTGCGGCGCCGAGGTCTTCGCCAAGGTGGAGCAGGTCCGCTCCGAATACGTGCTGGCCGTGCGGGGCCGGCTGACCCACCGGGCGCCCGAGGCGGTGAACCCCAACATCCCCACGGGCCGGTTCGAGATCCGGGCCCACGACCTGCGCATCCTCAACCCGGCCAAGACGCCGCCCTTCTATATCCAGGACGACGTCGACGTGGACGAGACCGTCCGGCTCAAGTACCGCTACCTGGACCTGCGCCGGCCGGAGATGCAGCGCAACCTGATCCTCCGCCACCGGGTCACCAAGGCAGTGCGGGACTTCTACGACGAGAACGGGTTCCTTGAAATCGAGACCCCGATGCTCACCAAGTCGACCCCCGAGGGGGCCCGCGACTACCTGGTGCCCTCCCGGGTGAACCCGGGCAAGTTCTACGCCCTGCCCCAGTCGCCGCAGATCTTCAAGCAGCTCTGCATGGTCTCGGGCCTGGAGCGGTACGTGCAGATCGTCCGCTGCTTCCGTGACGAGGACCTGCGGGCAGACCGGCAGCCGGAGTTCACGCAGATCGACGTGGAGATGTCGTTCGTCGAGCGCGAGGACGTGCTGGGCATGACGGAGCGCATGGTGGCGCGGGTCTTCCGCGAGGCCCTCGGCATCGAGGTGCCCACGCCCTTCAAGCGGCTGACCTACGCCGAGGCGATGGCCCGGTACGGCTCCGACAAGCCCGACCTGCGCTTCGGCATGGAGCTGGTGGACCTCTCCGACCTGGCGGCGGGCTGCGGCTTCAGCGTCTTCCGCAGCGCGGTCGAGGCCGGCGGCCAGGTGAAGGGCATCAACGCCAAGGGCTGCGGCGGCTACTCCCGCAAGGAGATCGACGAGCTCGGCAACTTCGTGAAGACCTACAAGGCCAAGGGCCTGGCCTACATCATCGTGGGCGAGAACGGCGAGGTCCGCTCCTCCTTCACGAAGTTCCTCACCGAGGCCGAGACGGCGGAGATCATCCGCCGGCTGGAGGGCGAGCCCGGCGACCTGCTGCTCTTCGTGGCCGACCAGCCCGCCGTGGTGGCGGCGGCCCTGGGTGCGCTGCGGGTCGAGATGGGGGGCCGCCTGGGCCTCCGGAAGCCCGGCGAGTTCAACCTGCTCTGGGTCGTCGACTTCCCGTTGCTGGAGTGGGACGAGGAGGAGAACCGCTTCGTGGCGGTCCACCACCCGTTCACCTCGCCCCATCCCGAGGACCTGGAGAAGGTGTTCAAGGAGGGGGCGACCCGGGAGGAGCTGGCCGCGATCCGGGCCAACGCCTACGACCTGGTGCTGAACGGGGTCGAGCTGGGCGGCGGGTCGATCCGAATCCACCAGCGGCACCTGCAGAACCGCATGTTCGAGCTGCTGGGCTTCACGCCGGAGGAGGCGCAGATGAAGTTCGGCTTCCTGCTCGACGCCTTCGAGTACGGCGCCCCGCCCCACGGCGGCATCGCCTTCGGCCTCGACCGGTTCGTGATGCTGCTGGCCGGCCGCCAGTCGATCCGGGACGTGATCGCCTTCCCGAAGACGGCGAAGGCCACCGACCTGATGACCGACGCCCCGAGCGAGGTGTCGGAGAAGCAGCTCCGGGAGCTGAGCATCCGCACGACGGTGTAGTGAAACCGTGGGCCGGCGTGATTGCCGGTCCACGGTTTCGCTTTATACGCTCGCGACCGTGTTGCGGGACCTGGTGGCATGCCTCCGCCCAGTGGGTCTGAGGCAGGTAACGGGCGGCAGGGGGGTGTGCTGCTTGAACCAGCCCCGTTCGCCGTCTTGAGGCGCCGTGGAGAACACGTTCTACAGTGAGGGTCTGGATGACTTATACGTGAAAGAGCAATATTCGGCAGGAAGTCGCGGCCGGGGCCGCCGAACAACCAGGAGAATGGGGCCTGCGGTGCGGAACGGCGCTGAACGGCCGGACGGCTCAGGCGAGAGGCGCGCAAGGCAGCACAGGTCCCCCACACTGCGACGGGAGGGGAATCGATGGACGAGATCCGCATCCGCATGGCCCGGCCGTCCGACGCGGAGGCCTTCGCCGAGATCATGACGCAGCCGCAGGTCTACTACGGGACGCTGCAGCTGCCGCACACGACCCCGGAGTCGTGGCGGAAGCGCCTGGAGGGGAACGACCCCAACTACGACTACGTCCTGGTGGCCGAGGTGGACGGCAAGGTGGTCGGCAACCTCGGGCTGCACCGCAGCCGGCGGCCCCGGAACGCGCATGTAGCCGTTCTCGGCATCTCCGTCCACGACGCCTACCAGGGCCGCGGCATCGGCAGGGCGCTGCTGACCGCCGCGATCGACGCGGCGGACCGCTGGCTCAACATCCTGCGCATCGAGCTTGAGGTGTACACCGACAACGAGAGGGCCATCAAGCTCTACGAGTCCCTCGGCTTCGTGATCGAGGGACGGAAGCGGATGAACGCCTTCCGCGACGGCCAGTACGTGGACTCGTACGTGATGGCCCGCATCCGGCCATGAGCAGGCGCGTCATCAAGCCTCCCCGTCTCCGCCCCGGCGACCTGGTGGGCGTCGTCGCCCCGTCAAGCCCGGTCGTGACCCGCCGGGAGGAGGTGGAGGCCGCGATCAGGCGGCTGGAGGCGTTCGGGTTCCGTGTGCGTACAGGGGAGCACCTCTGGGGCCGGGTCGGGGTCCGGGCCGGCAGCCGGGAGGCGCAGCTGGCGGATCTGCACGCCATGTGGTCCGACCCCGCGGTGAAGGCGATCTTCTGCGCCACCGGCGGGATCACGGCCATCACGCTGGTGGACGGGCTCGACTACGACCTGGTCGCCCGCAACCCCAAGGCGTTCATCGGCATGAGCGACATCACTATTCTGCAGGCTGCGCTGCTCCGCCGGGCCGGACTCGTGACCTTCCACGCATCCTGTCTGGCCGAGGGTCTGGGTTCGCCTGACGCCGAGCAGGAGGGGCCCCACCTGCTGCGGGTGCTGACCGATCCGCGACCCCCGGGACCGCTGCCCGAGTGGGCGGGGGAGGTCCGGGTGGTGAAGGGGAGCCGGGGCGACGCCGTGCGCGGCCGGCTGGTCGGCGGCTCCTGGAACTGCATGCTCCACCTGCTGGGCACGCCCTACTGGCCCGACACCGACGGGGCGATCCTCTTCCTGGAGGGGGTCAACCTGGCCACATCGGCAGTCCTGCGCGGGCTGGCCCAGCTCCGGCTCGCGGGGGCGCTGGACGGGGTGGCTGCCATCCTCTTCGGGCACATGGAGGGCTGCTTCCCCGACCGGTCCTCGCCGGCGGAGAGGCTGGCCCTGGCCGTGGAGCAGGCGCTGGGCGACCTGGACCTGCCCGTCTGCCAGACCGAGGCGTTCGGCCACTGCGTGCCCAACGTCACGTTGCCCGTCGGGTCGATGGCGTCCATTCAGGACGGGCGGCTGGTGCTGGAAGAGGGTGCGGTGGTCTGACGGTCGGTCTGTTTCAACGTTGCGAAGATCAGACGCTGTATGTATCAACGGAGGTTGCTTGGGATGGCAAGACCTCGACAACGGGGTAGACGACTCGAAGCGGACTTCACGGAGGATACAGTAGCTCTCGTCATTGACAGCTATCTTGCGGTGGCATCTTTCCCGCACTGTGGGCTGACGGTGGAACTATTCAGTCGACGTTGGGAAAGAAGATTGGGTGCGGACGCCCGAATCACGGGTTTCATGCCGTTCTACATGCAGTTCAAGAGACCATCCGCCTACCCTGGCGATAGCCGCGCGAAGGTTGTTCTTGATCGCAAGCGACTAAATCCCCCCCTTACGACAATGCCTCAGACCTTCTTCTTTGAGCTGCGAAACAAGAGGACTGGTCAGGCAGACTATCAACATAACATCCTGTACCGGTTGCGCCAGCGTCTGGTCCGCTGGGGACTTGGCGATGCGGCATACGTCTGCCCCTTATTCTTGGAGCGAGAGGCATATCGTTTTCATATGTATCTTTGCGCTCTGAGGCTGTGGACCAGGTTCGGAACGCTGGTGCCTGTCTCTCTGGGCGGTGTAGTCATAATGGATGGTGGGACAGCTAGCTTCAGTAACATTCCAATCCTAAGCGAACATGTTAGCATTCCTCCACACAAGCCTGTGACTACGGCAGATCACTGCTACAGTTTCTTGCCTACTGGAAATGAGATCTGCTTTCACTCGCCCGAGCAGGTCACTCAGGAACCCATGAAACTTGATCGGTGGCTTGATGACCTCCTTAGCAACACTGCCGGACAGCAGCGACTCATATTGAGAGAGGAAGCTAAGTCCACTCTTCGACAACTACTGGAGCCAACTCAAGATGATGATGCTCTTCCCTACCCACAGGATCTACTTGCCAATCGCGACGATATCGAATCTTGGTTGGCATGGGGTGACTACCTGTGGTCTGAGTACGAAATACAGCAGTATGCATTCGTTAGATGGGAAGATTGACGCAAGTCATCTCATCGCGCCCGGTCCTGTCCACGCGGGGCCGGGCGCATTTTTCCCGCGGATTTTTAACTTAGAATGAGACTAATTTGCAGGCATTCGCCTGGGGTGCGTCGAATCTTATTCCTAGTGGCTCTGTTCAGAATACCGAGCCCGTAGAGAGGAGGAAACACCATGAGCGAGGAGCGCAAGTGCCCCGCGACGGGGGCCCACCGGGGCACGACCAACCAGGACTGGTGGCCCAACCAGCTCAACCTGCGGATCCTGCACCAGCACTCGTCCAAGTCGAACCCGATGGGCGAGGACTTCGACTACCGGGCGGAGTTCCAGAAGCTCGACTACTGGGCGCTGAAGGAGGACCTCCGCAAGCTGATGACCGAGTCGCAGGACTGGTGGCCGGCGGACTTCGGCCACTACGGCCCGCTGATGATCCGCATGGCGTGGCACAGCGCGGGCACCTACCGCATCGGCGACGGGCGCGGCGGGGCGGAGTCCGGCACCCAGCGCTTCGCGCCGCTGAACAGCTGGCCTGACAACGCCAACCTGGACAAGGCCCGCCGGCTGCTCTGGCCGATCAAGCAGAAGTACGGCCGCAGGATCTCCTGGGCCGATCTCATGATCCTCGCCGGCAACGTCGCCCTGGAGTCCATGGGCGTGAAGACCATCGGCTTCGCCGGCGGGCGCGCGGACGTCTGGGAGCCCGAGGAGGACATCTACTGGGGCAAGGAGCGGGAGTGGCTCGGCGACGAGCGCTACAGCGGCGACCGCGAGCTGGAGAACCCCCTCGCCGCCGTGCAGATGGGCCTGATCTACGTCAACCCCGAGGGGCCCAACGGCGAGCCCGATCCGCTCAAGGCCGCCCGGGACATCCGCGAGACCTTCCGGCGCATGGGGATGAACGACGAGGAGACCGTCGCCCTGATTGCCGGCGGCCACACCTTCGGCAAGACCCACGGCGCCGGGGATGCCTCCCTGGTGGGTCCGGAGCCCGAGGCCGCCCCGATCGAGGAGCAGGGGCTGGGCTGGATCAGCAGGCACGGCACCGGCAAGGGCGCCGACACCATCACCAGCGGCATCGAGGTCACCTGGACCTCCACGCCGACCAAGTGGACCAGCAACTTCCTGTGGAACCTCTTCGGCTACGAGTGGGAGCTGACCAAGAGCCCGGCCGGCGCCTGGCAGTGGCGGCCGAAGCACGGCGCGGGGGCCGGCACGGTGCCCGACGCCCACGACCCCGAGAAGCGGCACGCTCCGGGCATGCTGACCACCGACCTCGCCCTGCGCTTCGACCCGGTCTACGAGAAGATCGCCCGCCGGTTCCTGGAGAACCCGGACGAGTTCCACGACGCCTTCGCCCGGGCCTGGTTCAAGCTCACCCACCGCGACATGGGCCCGCGCACCCGGTACCTGGGCCCCGAAGTGCCCAAGGAGGAGTTCATCTGGCAGGATCCCATCCCCCTCTGCGACCACGAGCTCATCGACGAGGCTGACATCGCCGCCCTCAAGGCGCGGA comes from the Symbiobacterium terraclitae genome and includes:
- the hisS gene encoding histidine--tRNA ligase, which gives rise to MSIQAPRGFNDILPGEQYGWRDSYRWQRLEETFREVARLYGYQELRPPMVEYVELFIHGVGATTDIVTKEMFNITPRGDDPDPRRMAMRPEFTAGLVRAYLENGLYNSPQPTKLFAYGPAFRYENVQKGRFRGFHQLDVEVFGAQDPAVDAEVIKLGLDVVARLGLTGLVVSVNSIGCPNCRPRYRSALQNHFRPHLGELCEDCRTRFDKNPLRLIDCKKDAAHPAQQTAPVGLDYLCDDCRSHWEGLLGHLEAMGIPYQIDTRIVRGLDYYTKTVFEVLHPKLGAQSTLWGGGRYDGLIEVVGGKPTPGVGFGMGMERVLMVLEEEGLTAPFEGRPRLDAFVVTLGDAARPVGLRLLYELRAAGLSADIDYLGRSMKAQMKYAGKQNSRFVVILGEDEVQRGVASVKHMDEGTQESVPLDQIISHLRRAEP
- the hemZ gene encoding coproporphyrinogen dehydrogenase HemZ, whose protein sequence is MRSILLRGNSPVFASDLTQMGHVFFPGEAFSVWVPGEDGAAPQAAPPDGWRVDVVALPSGGGEGGPPWQGGSEGALPWHVAVEVSGPAGRRRAEGGLTQTADESPRTFEHRLRRLAKGLLVDVLSPLVGFRPGWGILTGVRPTKLVHQMLDAGEPDPVARLTGEYRLAPEKAELVTGVARLQRPYLGRDPRAVSLYIGIPFCPSICSFCSFSIYPINQHRSQVSPFLEALGREMAIIGEAIRDLGLRVESIYFGGGTPTSPRDEDFAWMLQAAEQHLLRGQAPAEYTMEGGRPETFNKAKLDAMAAAGVNRVSVNPQTTVQATLMHLGRIHTVEKFYRAYDLVRSHPAGFTVNTDIIIGLPGEGPAEVHHTLADMRRLAPDNLTVHTLAVKRGSRIHGEGEAGEVLRALTPAEAEALVQDAAETARAMGQRPYYLYRQKFMVGALENVGYALPGKESLYNIQMMEERQTVIGLGAGATSKWYKPLGGNRGWLLKAPANPGDPQTYVERAEELARRKVEHLRLLYGE
- a CDS encoding GNAT family N-acetyltransferase is translated as MDEIRIRMARPSDAEAFAEIMTQPQVYYGTLQLPHTTPESWRKRLEGNDPNYDYVLVAEVDGKVVGNLGLHRSRRPRNAHVAVLGISVHDAYQGRGIGRALLTAAIDAADRWLNILRIELEVYTDNERAIKLYESLGFVIEGRKRMNAFRDGQYVDSYVMARIRP
- the katG gene encoding catalase/peroxidase HPI, whose amino-acid sequence is MSEERKCPATGAHRGTTNQDWWPNQLNLRILHQHSSKSNPMGEDFDYRAEFQKLDYWALKEDLRKLMTESQDWWPADFGHYGPLMIRMAWHSAGTYRIGDGRGGAESGTQRFAPLNSWPDNANLDKARRLLWPIKQKYGRRISWADLMILAGNVALESMGVKTIGFAGGRADVWEPEEDIYWGKEREWLGDERYSGDRELENPLAAVQMGLIYVNPEGPNGEPDPLKAARDIRETFRRMGMNDEETVALIAGGHTFGKTHGAGDASLVGPEPEAAPIEEQGLGWISRHGTGKGADTITSGIEVTWTSTPTKWTSNFLWNLFGYEWELTKSPAGAWQWRPKHGAGAGTVPDAHDPEKRHAPGMLTTDLALRFDPVYEKIARRFLENPDEFHDAFARAWFKLTHRDMGPRTRYLGPEVPKEEFIWQDPIPLCDHELIDEADIAALKARILSTGLSIRELVATAWASASTFRGSDKRGGANGARIRLAPQRDWEVNEPHQLRPVLETLEGIQHEFNSRQTGGKRVSLADLIVLGGCAGIEQAAKNAGFEITVPFSPGRMDASQEQTDVESFAVLEPVHDGFRNYMKGNFDVPAEHLLVDRAQLLTLTAPEMTVLIGGLRVLDINHGGSKHGVFTDRPGALTNDFFVNLLDMRIKWNATDDPNVFEGRDRATGELRWTGTRVDLIFGSNSQLRAIAEVYASADAQEKFVHDFVKAWNKVMMLDRFDLLVKQ
- a CDS encoding S66 peptidase family protein codes for the protein MSRRVIKPPRLRPGDLVGVVAPSSPVVTRREEVEAAIRRLEAFGFRVRTGEHLWGRVGVRAGSREAQLADLHAMWSDPAVKAIFCATGGITAITLVDGLDYDLVARNPKAFIGMSDITILQAALLRRAGLVTFHASCLAEGLGSPDAEQEGPHLLRVLTDPRPPGPLPEWAGEVRVVKGSRGDAVRGRLVGGSWNCMLHLLGTPYWPDTDGAILFLEGVNLATSAVLRGLAQLRLAGALDGVAAILFGHMEGCFPDRSSPAERLALAVEQALGDLDLPVCQTEAFGHCVPNVTLPVGSMASIQDGRLVLEEGAVV
- the aspS gene encoding aspartate--tRNA ligase, with the translated sequence MSESIHGMKRTVFCGEVAESLVGQEVIVNGWVQRRRDHGSLIFVDLRDRTGVVQVVFDEEECGAEVFAKVEQVRSEYVLAVRGRLTHRAPEAVNPNIPTGRFEIRAHDLRILNPAKTPPFYIQDDVDVDETVRLKYRYLDLRRPEMQRNLILRHRVTKAVRDFYDENGFLEIETPMLTKSTPEGARDYLVPSRVNPGKFYALPQSPQIFKQLCMVSGLERYVQIVRCFRDEDLRADRQPEFTQIDVEMSFVEREDVLGMTERMVARVFREALGIEVPTPFKRLTYAEAMARYGSDKPDLRFGMELVDLSDLAAGCGFSVFRSAVEAGGQVKGINAKGCGGYSRKEIDELGNFVKTYKAKGLAYIIVGENGEVRSSFTKFLTEAETAEIIRRLEGEPGDLLLFVADQPAVVAAALGALRVEMGGRLGLRKPGEFNLLWVVDFPLLEWDEEENRFVAVHHPFTSPHPEDLEKVFKEGATREELAAIRANAYDLVLNGVELGGGSIRIHQRHLQNRMFELLGFTPEEAQMKFGFLLDAFEYGAPPHGGIAFGLDRFVMLLAGRQSIRDVIAFPKTAKATDLMTDAPSEVSEKQLRELSIRTTV
- a CDS encoding peptidase E, yielding MRQIVAMGGGGFSMEPENPLLDRYVLGLTGKDRPKVCFLPTASGDAEGYIINFYRAMVRLNAEPTHLSLLHPTERDMAGLLLAQDVIYVGGGNTKNMLALWRAWGLDEILRTAWERGVVLAGLSAGSICWFEQGVTDSVPGELSALPALGFLKGSHCPHYDGEPERRPAYHRLRAAGLLSDGIAADDGVGLHYVGDELAKVVSSRPGARAYRVYAEGGAVREEPIVPQCLGA
- a CDS encoding diacylglycerol/lipid kinase family protein, with amino-acid sequence MSFQRIAVIYNPASGRPRERACLIERLAAPLLAAGRTVTVCPTERQGHAAEIAREKAAAGYDLVLAYGGDGTMNEALQGVMGTGAALGFWPGGTANVLAAELRFPHRPDEVAQRILAGRTQEVTVGQANDRYFLLMAGVGPDAAVAGSVDPELKRRFGKAAFAVAAMQFIWHWDLVPFLVHLDGEPPVVGRFVVAGNARSYGGGFQFTPDASLTDPFLDVCIFTAETVGDYLGYVSAALVGLHRSLPGVVYRKVRSAEIVAAADHDPLTQVDGEVVGRLPMRLTAHPRALRLLI